CGGCTCAAATCAGAGTGGGCGGCCAAGCGGTTATAGAAGGAATTATGATGCGCGCGCCCAAAACGTTTACCGTTGTGGTGCGTAGACCGGACGGTGACTTGTCAATTCGCGAGGATCGCTGGTACTCTCCTATGGAGAAATGGCCGATTCTGAGCAAACCGTTTCTGAGGGGCAGCGTGGTACTGTACGAATCACTCTTTAATGGAATCCAGGCCCTCACCTACTCTGCTCAGGAAGCTCTCGGAGAAGAAGAAGAGAAGCTCAGTCCCATGGCGCTGGGAGCTACTATAGCTCTTGCATTGGGTGGGGCTATTCTGCTTTTCGTGATTGTTCCGCATCTGGCCACTCTCGGCATCGGCACCTTGCTCAACACGGATTTGGGCGTACGAAGCGTATGGTTTCATGTAATTGACGGTATCATCAAAGTAAGCATTTTTATTGCCTACATTTTGCTGATTTCCTTGCTCAAGGATATTCGACGAGTATTTCAGTACCATGGCGCAGAGCACAAATCCATACACACGTATGAAAAAGGTGAAGATCTGACAGTCGAAAACGCCCGCAAACATTCCACGCTGCATGCGCGATGCGGGACCGCCTTTCTGCTACTGGTACTGGTGCTCAGTATTTTCATTTTTACTGCAGTCTTCCCCTTCCTGCCCAAAGATTTGTTGGGGAACAAGATTGTAACGAACGCTTTCTATATCCTGGTGAAGATAGCTTTGTTACTGCCCATCGCTGGATGCTCGTACGAGCTTATCCGCCTCGGCAATAAGTATCAGAATCCTGTACTGCAGGGATTCCTTTTGCCGGGAATGTGGCTTCAAAAGCTTACCACACGAGAACCGAGCGACGATCAGCTTGAAGTGGCTTTGGTGGCTCTGAAGAAAACATTGGAAAAAGAGGAATTACGGGCCCAACTGAATACAGCGGCCTGATCGATCTCATGCAGGTAATCGAAAAACTCGAAGAAATTAATCGCAGATATGAAGAGCTCAATGAAGAGCTTTCTCGACCGGATGTAATTTCCGATCCCGCAAAACTGAAGAAAGTGGCCAAAGAGCAGTCCGATCTTGCGGATATCGTGAAGGCGTACCACACCCTTTCCGATATACTCCGGGAAATCGACGATCTGGAAGCAATCATAGCGGCCGGAGACGACCCGGAGCTGGTGGAAATGGCTCGCGAGGATTTGCCGCAAATCAAAGAACGCGAATCCGACGTGCGGCAAGCGATTAACATATTGCTCCTCCCTAAAGATCCAAACGATGACAAGAACACCTTTCTTGAAATTCGTGCGGGGACAGGGGGAGAAGAAGCCGCTCTTTTTGCCGGAGATCTCTTCCGTGCCTATTGCCGATATGCAGAAGTCCGGAACTGGCGCGTGGAACTTATGTCTTCATCGCCGGCCGCGGCAGGCGGAATAAAAGAAGTGATCGCTCTTATTCACGGAAGCGGAGCCTACTCCAGACTGAAATTCGAACGCGGCGTTCACAGGGTTCAGAGAGTGCCGACTACCGAGTCTCAGGGGCGGATTCATACGTCTGCAGTGACTGTGGCTGTTCTCCCGGAAGCTGACGACGTGGAGATAGATATCGATCCCAAGGATTTGAAGATTGACGTGTACCGATCTTCCGGCCCCGGCGGTCAGAGCGTGAACACTACGGATTCAGCGGTACGGGTTACACACCTGCCCACAAACCTGGTAGTAACGTGCCAGGATGAGAAATCTCAGCACAAGAATAAGGCCAAGGCCCTGAAGATATTAAAGGCCCGCTTGCTGGACAGAATGGAAGAGGAAAGAAACGCGCAGATCAGCAAAGAGCGAAAAAATCAGGTGGGCTCAGGCGACCGTTCCGAGCGCATTCGGACGTACAATTTTCCTCAGAATCGAGTGACCGACCATCGGATCGGCCTGACCCTCTACAAACTGGATGGTGTGCTTGAGGGCAAGCTCGACGAAATTATCGATCCCCTTATTTTCCACGCACAGACGCAAGCAATCCAGGAAGGCTTCACTCAGTAATAAATAGAGACGGATATTTTTGCAGGAAGCTACCCCGCAAACGCCCACATGCGCTAACTTACCGCCACGTTCGCCCGTCTTTTTTCGGAGAGACGTCAACTGAGTATATAGGAATTGCAAAAATTAATGTCCGATTGAGGACAGGGGTATTGGTAGGTGCCGTGCCTCCGTGCCGGCACGTCTTCAATATGATCAATAATATCGACAGGATGGACCGACAGGGGAGGGACTGTCTCAAAATTCTCAAATGCATACAAATCGTGCCACGATTCTCCATCCGAGTAGGGGCAGACCAATGCGTCTGCCCTGATTTGGGCGGACACACGGGTCCGCCCCTACCAGTCAGGCGGGAAGGATGATGAGAAATACGTGCCAGGGTCTGGGACAAATTTCGATTTTTGAGACACATTCGGGATGCCGGTCCCTACCATGAGCTGGTCGTGCTCGGGTCTCCGTGCCGGGGTCAATAGAAATTGACACCGATTGGCCGAGAGCAGTCCGACAACAAAAATCCCCTCTCTCTACTGTCGTATGCAGCCGGAGATGAATGGAAGGGATTACCTACCCTCTCCGTCTCAGGGATGTTCCTTTGAGCACGGCTTTTCGCTGCTCTTCGGGGATACGTGTGAAGTGATCCACAGCGGCAATGACCAGGTCTCTGGGGGATTCTCCGTAGCGTTCAGCCATCTGCTCCAGCTTTTTCAGAAGATCTTCGGGAAGACTGAATTCTTCAGACATTAGTTGCTCCGAATTCCAGGACAGCAGAAGGATGCCGATATCCCTAGGATGAGGTCTTAGATGGGAAGAGTTTACCCAGGAAGATGTATACGATAGAGGAAACCGCCACCCATAGTCCAAAATCAAGCGCCCACCCTGCAACTATTGGGAAATCTCGGATCGGATCAAAATCGTACTTCTGGCGAGCTACTCTGGTTAAGATGTACGCGATTATGAAGGTTGTAATAAATTTGTGGCGGCTAATGCATCTAGCGATTTCTTTTGGGAGGTCACGGAAAACAACCGCTATCTCGTCTATAATCGACAAGGTGGAAAAGCCCTCCTCGTGCTGATTGACTACGTGCAAAATACTCCTCCACTCCATTCTGGTCAATCAGGTTTCAACTACGCTTATGTGAAGGCCTTATTGTTCTTCACTGATGTGAGAATCCTTCTGACGATTCCGGATGAGTTCCTGTTTGATAACAATTAGAATCCAAGTGTTTCGATTACGGTATTATGGGCGACGAAGTAGTTATACGGCGGCTGGTCTCTACATCGCGGCGTATTTGTTCCCGCAACTCGTCCACCGAGGCAAAGGTCATCTCTGCCCTCAATCTTTCCACAAGATAAACTCGGATCACCTGACCGTAAATGTTTCGATCGAAATCCAGAATATGCACTTCATAAGAGACTCTGCGATCCTTGAATGTGGGATTGTAACCGATATTCATGACCGCTTTGTACATTTCTTCGCCAACGCGACAATAGACCGCATACACCCCTTCAGGTGGATGGAGCTTCACTTCGGGTTTGATATTCGCAGTAGGAAATCCCAGCCCCTTGCCGCGGTGATGACCGTGAATCACTCGGCCTTCGATTATGAACTCGCGTCCCAGAAGCTCGTTCGCTTCGCGAATCTCTCCATTCATGAGGTGCTCTCGTATTCGACTTGAGGAGACCACGACTCCATTAGCTGTC
The sequence above is a segment of the Desulfomonile tiedjei DSM 6799 genome. Coding sequences within it:
- a CDS encoding DUF1385 domain-containing protein, producing the protein MLISNQSGDETAQIRVGGQAVIEGIMMRAPKTFTVVVRRPDGDLSIREDRWYSPMEKWPILSKPFLRGSVVLYESLFNGIQALTYSAQEALGEEEEKLSPMALGATIALALGGAILLFVIVPHLATLGIGTLLNTDLGVRSVWFHVIDGIIKVSIFIAYILLISLLKDIRRVFQYHGAEHKSIHTYEKGEDLTVENARKHSTLHARCGTAFLLLVLVLSIFIFTAVFPFLPKDLLGNKIVTNAFYILVKIALLLPIAGCSYELIRLGNKYQNPVLQGFLLPGMWLQKLTTREPSDDQLEVALVALKKTLEKEELRAQLNTAA
- the prfA gene encoding peptide chain release factor 1 encodes the protein MQVIEKLEEINRRYEELNEELSRPDVISDPAKLKKVAKEQSDLADIVKAYHTLSDILREIDDLEAIIAAGDDPELVEMAREDLPQIKERESDVRQAINILLLPKDPNDDKNTFLEIRAGTGGEEAALFAGDLFRAYCRYAEVRNWRVELMSSSPAAAGGIKEVIALIHGSGAYSRLKFERGVHRVQRVPTTESQGRIHTSAVTVAVLPEADDVEIDIDPKDLKIDVYRSSGPGGQSVNTTDSAVRVTHLPTNLVVTCQDEKSQHKNKAKALKILKARLLDRMEEERNAQISKERKNQVGSGDRSERIRTYNFPQNRVTDHRIGLTLYKLDGVLEGKLDEIIDPLIFHAQTQAIQEGFTQ
- a CDS encoding Ribbon-helix-helix protein, copG family yields the protein MSEEFSLPEDLLKKLEQMAERYGESPRDLVIAAVDHFTRIPEEQRKAVLKGTSLRRRG
- a CDS encoding bifunctional riboflavin kinase/FAD synthetase: MEIIRVREKIYQHFNAPSVALGNFDGVHLGHQEILRKTVESAHRKGRDAVVYTFDPHPRLVLKKVPDIPRITTPRERADILEHMGIDVLVLAEFTEDFAKQSPEDFVQNVLVEELGVKHLFIGTNYRFGKGRAGTPHILKDMAPELGFAVHVIPPVTANGVVVSSSRIREHLMNGEIREANELLGREFIIEGRVIHGHHRGKGLGFPTANIKPEVKLHPPEGVYAVYCRVGEEMYKAVMNIGYNPTFKDRRVSYEVHILDFDRNIYGQVIRVYLVERLRAEMTFASVDELREQIRRDVETSRRITTSSPIIP